The nucleotide window CTCTAGGTTGTTAAATCCATCTTTTATGGCTTCTTCAGTTAGTGAGGATATCCATAAACGTTGTACTTTGCCCTTATAATTACATTGATTGATTACCCATCTTTGTATTAATTCTCCCTCAGTTCCTGCATCACCACAATTTATAACAACATCTGCTTTTTCAAATAAAGATTTTACAATATTAAATTGTTTTTTAATTCCAGAATCGCCAGTAACTTTAGTATCAAAACGTTCTGGAAGCATGGGTAAATTATTTAAATCCCAGCTTTTCCAATGAGGTTTATAATCTTTAGGTTCTAAAAGTGTACACAAATGCCCAAAAGTATAAGTTACTGCATAACCATTACCTTCATAGAAGCCATCTCGTTTTGTTTTGGCTCCTAGAATGGTTGCAATTTCTCTTGCTACACTTGGTTTCTCTGCAATACAAACTTTCAAAATCTATTGTGTAATTAAATAATTTACATCTATAATTTCGAAGCTGGTTAAACTTCCTAGGTTTAAAGAACTTTCTACATCATAAGTGATTTCACAACTAGAATTAGCTTGTAATTCTAAACAATTGCTTGTGTTTGCACTGGAAGAAGTAAAGGAATCATTATTGATTCTAGTAGTTACATATGGAATGCCTTTAACATTGGCATCACTTAAATTACTGATGGTTATTTTATAAGATACTCTGCTAGTATTATTACCAGTATCTGGTATGACAATCAACTCAGTAACTTCATAAGAAAAATCGTTTAACCTTGGTAATTCTTCAATAGTTTCTGCCACATCTGGTTCTGGAAAATCGCAATCTACAACTCGAGAAATTTCTGGTATAATTGTGGTTCCTGTAGGAGCTACAATTGTATAACTATATTGAACTATAATAGTTTTTTTACAATCCTCTTCAGAACTGCTACAAGACAATATGAAAACGAAAATAAATAATAATAATGCTTTTCTAAAAAGAGTCATTCTGAAAAATTATATTCTCCAAATTAACTAATTATTTTCTCAAAAGCCAATCTTTTTGCATTATAACTTGTGTAAATAATTCCACAATATTGATAACCAAGTTTCTTTATAAGAGATTGCATACCCAAATTATCTTCATGAGTATCAATTTTTAAACTTTTAATATTTTTATTTTTTAATTGTTGATGAAAATCATCAAATAAAAAAGTAGCTAAACCTAGTTTTCTGTATTCCTTTTTAATAGCTAATCTATGAACTACTCCATAAGTTTCTTCTTCAGAATTAAGCCATTTACCATCAATGACTTCTTTATAAGTTGGTTCTTTTCTTAAGGTGAACATTGAAGTTGCCATGACTTGATTATCGTCATTTACAACTACATAACTTTCCTCTTTTTCGATGTCGTTTTTAACCTGCTCTTCATTAGGATAACCATTTTGCCATTGATCAATATTTTGAGATGCTAAGTAGGCTTTTGCATCGTCTATAATAGTCATAATGCTTGGCACATCCTTTAAGGTAGACTGTCTAATCTTCATCCAATTTATAATTATATCATTTTAAAATCTAGTAGCAATTCACCATTTATAGAACATTGTAATTGATCACCTTTAAAAATCTCTCCTTTACCTAAGGCTGGTGTTCCTGTAAAAATTAAGTCTCCAGGTTGTAAAGTCATATATTCAGAAATAAAAGAAATAATATCAGCAAAATCATTAATCATATAAGCTGTGTTACTTTTTTGCTTTTCTTCTCCATTTATTTTTAAATCAAAATCTATGTTGCCTAAATCATAGTTTTCAATAGATTTAAAGGTAGAGATAGGTGCAGCACCATCAAAACCTTTTGCAAACTCCCAAGGATGTTTTGTTTCTCTGGCCTTCGTTAAAATATCTTTGGCTGTATAATCTATACCAATAGCAATTTCGGAAATGTAAGAATTTGCATTTTCTTTAGTTATATTTTTACCTTCCTTTCCAACTTTAACCACTAATTCAACCTCATAAATTAATTCGTTGGTAATTTTAGAAGGATACTCAACATCGCAATTAACAGCCAAGCTAGACTCTGGTTTAGAAAAAATAAACTTTTTACCTTTCTTTTTTTCTGGAATGTCTTTTAAGTCTGTTACGTAATTGCTACCTATACCTAGAATTTTCATGTGTTGGTTTTTTAATTAGAGTAAATGTAAAAAAATATCCACTAAAAAAATATGTTCTTTAGTGGATTTTATAAATTTTGAAATGTTGTTCTAAGCTGTTACTTCTGCCTTTTCTACTTCTTTTTTTGATGGAAGCTCAACATTTTCTTGATTGTTTAAAATATCTTGAATGGTTTGTCTTTTTCTAATCAAATAATCTTTACCATCTACAAGCATAACTTCTGCAGGTAAATAACGCGAATTATAGTTAGATGCCATTGAAAAACAATAAGCGCCTGCATTATGGAAACATAATACATCTTCTTCAGAAATTTCTGCAATTCTTCTATTAGATGCAAAAGTATCTGTTTCACAAATGTAACCTACAACAGAGTAATAACGATCTCTACCTTCTGGATTAGAGATGTTTGTGATATGATGATATGAATCATACATCATTGGTCTTACTAAATGATTAAAACCAGAATCTACATGCGCAAAAACGGTTGATGTTGTTTGTTTTACAACATTTACTTTTGCAAGAAAAACACCAGCCTCTGAAACTAAAAATTTTCCAGGTTCGAACATTAAAGTGATGTCTTTACCATAATCTGCACAGAACTCATTGAACCTTTCAGAAAGTTGAATTCCTAACTGTTCAATATCTGTAGAAATATCTCCTTCTTTATAAGGCACTTTAAAGCCACTTCCAAAATCGATAAAATCAATATTTTTAAATTGACGAGCTACATCAAATAAAATATCTGAAGCACGTAAAAAAGTGTCAATATCTAAAATATCAGAGCCTGTATGCATGTGAATACCATTGATATTCATACCTGTATTTTCAACAACTCGTTTTATATGTGGAACTTGATGAATAGAAATTCCGAATTTAGAATCTATATGACCTACAGAAATTTTAGAATTTCCACCAGCCATAATATGTGGGTTGATTCTTACACAAACAGGAATTTCTGGATGTTTTTGGCCAAAAATTTCTAAGATAGATAAATTATCAATATTAATTTGAACTCCTAATTTTGCCACTTCTTCAATTTCTTGTAAAGAAACTCCATTAGGTGTGTAAATAATATTTTTAGGGTTAATTCCTGTAGTTAAACCCAATTGCACTTCTTGATAAGAAACAGTGTCTAAACCTGCACCTAAGTTTTTAAAGAATTTTAAAATATTTACATTAGATAGTGCTTTAACTGCATAATTTAATTTAAGATTTTTTACGTTACTAAAAGCGCTTGTTAATCTATTGTATTGAGAAGCAATTTTATCTGTATCATAAACATATAAGGGGCTTCCATATTTATTTGCTAATTCTATAAGTTGAGTGTTTTCCACAATTCATCATTTTAATTCTGTTCAAAAGTAACTAAAATTAGTAATCAAGAAGTATTTGTTTAAAAATACAACATATTGTTTTTTTTTGTGATTTTTCTGTTTTCGCTTTTCGCTTTTTCATTGTTCGAAATTAGCTAAAAGCAAAAGGCAAATAGCCCAAAGCCAAAGGCAAAAAACCGTTGAAATCCTGTTGATAACTAATTAATTTAGCTATTTTATTTTTAGGATGATAATCCTATCTTGCAAATACTTCAATCCTAATAATAGTAAGCGATTACATGAGTAAAGAAACAAAATATACAGAAGATAATATTAGATCATTAGACTGGAAAGAGCATATTAGAATGCGTCCAGGAATGTATATTGGAAAATTAGGTGATGGTTCTTCTGCAGATGATGGTATTTATATTCTAGTAAAGGAGGTTTTAGATAACTCTATAGATGAATATGTGATGGGTGCAGGTAAAACCATCGAAATTTCTATACAGGGTAGCAAAGTTACTGTTCGTGATTATGGACGTGGAATTCCTTTAGGAAAAGTGGTTGATGTTGTTTCTAAAATGAATACTGGAGGGAAGTATGACTCTAAAGCCTTTAAAAAATCTGTAGGTTTAAATGGAGTTGGTACAAAAGCAGTAAACGCACTTTCTTCATACTTTAGAGTAGAATCTTCAAGAGAAGGAAAATCGGCTTCAGCAGAATTTAGTCAAGGAAATTTAGAAAACGAAGAATTTTTAGAAGAAACTTCACGTAGAAAAGGTACTAAAGTTTCATTTGTACCAGATGAAACCATATTTAAAAACTACAAGTTCAGAAATGAATACGTAGCTAAAATGTTAAAAAATTATGTATATCTAAATCCAGGATTAACCATAATTTTTAACGGCGAAAAATTCTTTTCTAAAAACGGATTAAAAGATCTACTTGAAGATAATAACAATACAGATGATATGCTGTATCCTATTATCCACTTAAAAGGAGATGATATAGAAGTTGCACTAACTCATAGTAAAACGCAATATTCAGAAGAGTATTATTCTTTTGTAAATGGTCAGCATACAACTCAAGGTGGTACTCATCAATCAGCTTTTAGAGAAGCTATTGTAAAAACCATTCGTGAATTTTATGGTAAGAATTTTGAGGCTTCAGATATTCGTAAATCTATTATTGCAGCAATTGCTATAAAAGTGATGGAACCCGTTTTTGAAAGTCAGACAAAAACAAAATTAGGTTCTACAGATATGGGTGGAGATTTACCTACAGTAAGAACTTATATTAACGATTTTGTAAAAACAAAGTTGGATAATTATCTGCATAAAAATACAGAAGTAGCAGATAAGCTTCTAAAGAAAATTGTTCAAGCAGAAAAAGAGCGTAAAGAACTTTCAGGAATTCGAAAATTAGCTAGAGATAGAGCTAAAAAAGCAAGTTTACACAATAAGAAACTACGTGATTGTAGAATTCATTTAGGTGATATTAAAAAAGAAAATTATTTAGAAACTACGCTATTTATAACAGAGGGAGATTCTGCTTCTGGTTCTATAACAAAATCTAGAAATGTAAACACACAAGCTGTTTTTAGTTTAAAAGGGAAACCTTTAAATTCTTATGGATTAAGCAAGAAAATTGTTTACGAAAATGAGGAATTTAATCTTTTGCAGGCAGCTTTAAATATCGAAGATGGCTTAGAAGATTTAAGATATAATAATATTGTAATTGCAACAGATGCAGATGTTGATGGTATGCATATTCGTTTGTTATTAATTACATTTTTTCTGCAATTTTTTCCAGAATTGATAAAAGAAGGGCATTTATATATTCTTGAAACACCATTGTTTCGAGTAAGAAATAAAAAACAAACGTTCTATTGTTATTCAGATGAAGAAAAACGAGAAGCCATAGAAAAGTTAAAAGGAAAACCAGAAATTACTAGATTTAAAGGTTTGGGTGAAATATCACCAAATGAATTTGTTCATTTTATTGGTGATGACATTCGTTTAGATCCTGTAATGTTAGATAAAGAAATGTCTATAGAACAAATGTTGCAATTCTATATGGGTAAGAATACACCTGATAGACAAAAATTTATCATCAATAATTTAAAGGTTGAATTAGATTACGTAGAAGAGGAAGTTTAGAACATGAGCGAAGAAATTAACGAAAACGAACACGAAGAAGAGTTAACGAATCTAGATTCTAATGCAGATTCGCAACAAGAAGAAACCATTACCAAAGTTACAGGAATGTACAAAGAATGGTTTTTAGATTATGCTTCTTATGTAATTTTAGAAAGAGCTGTACCTTCTTTAGAAGATGGTTTAAAACCTGTACAACGTAGAATAATGCATTCTATGAAAGATCTGGATGATGGACGTTACAACAAAGTTGCCAATATTGTAGGGCACACAATGCAGTATCATCCTCATGGAGATGCATCTATTGCAGATGCCATGGTTCAAATTGGTCAGAAAGAATTGCTTATTGATATGCAAGGAAACTGGGGTAATATCTTAACAGGAGATAGAGCTGCAGCATCAAGATATATAGAAGCACGTTTATCTAAATTTGCTTTAGATGTTGTTTTTAATCCAAAAACTACAGATTGGAAGTTATCTTATGATGGTCGAAGAAAAGAACCTATAGATTTACCAGTAAAGTTTCCATTATTACTGGCTCAAGGTGCAGAAGGTATTGCAGTTGGTTTATCAACTAAAATATTACCACATAATTTTAATGAGTTGATAGATGCTTCTATTAAATATTTAAAAGGTAGAAGTTTTAAAATAGTACCCGATTTTTTAACAGGAGGTATTGCAGATTTTACCAATTATAATGATGGTAAAAGAGGAGGAAAGGTAAGGATTAGAGCTAAAATATCTCAACTAGATAAAAAGACCTTAGTTATTACAGAAATTCCTTTTTCTACAACAACATCTTCTTTAATTGATAGTATTCTTAAAGCCAATGATAAAGGTAAAATCAAGATAAAAAAGATTGAAGATAATACAGCTGCAGAAGTAGAAATTTTAGTGCATTTGCCACCCAATGTTTCTCCAGATAAATCAATAGATGCTTTATATGCTTTTACAAATTGTGAAACATCAATTTCACCATTAGCCTGTACAATTAAAGATAATACACCTGTTTTTACAGGCGTTTCTGATATGCTAAAACATTCAACAGATTTAACTGTAGAATTGTTGAAGCGTGAGCTAGAAATTCAGTTAAATGAATTAGAGGAACAATGGCATTTTTCATCTTTAGAACGAATTTTTATTGAGAATAGAATCTATAGAGATATTGAAGAAGAAGAAACTTGGCAAGGTGTTATTGAGGCTATTGATAAAGGTCTACAGCCACATATCAAGCATTTAAAAAGAGCAGTTACAGAAGAAGATATTGTAAGGTTAACAGAAATTCGTATTAAAAAAATATCAAAATTTGATATTGATAAAGCCAAACAATTTATAGAAAGTTTAGAAGATAAAATTGCTGGTGTTAAGCATCATTTAGACAATTTGATTGAATTTGCCATAAATTATTTTAAACGTTTAAAAGATACTTATGGAAAAGGTAAAGAACGTAAAACAGAAATAAGAATCTTTGATGACATTGTCGCATCTAAAGTAGCAATGAATAATGCTAAGTTATATGTAAATAGGGCAGAAGGCTTTATTGGTACTTCTTTAAAAAGAGACGAATTTGTTACTGACTGCTCTGATATAGATGATATAATTATCTTTAGAAAAGATGGTGTAATGCTAGTTACAAAGGTAGATGCTAAAACTTTTGTAGGTAAAGATATTATACATATTGCTGTCTTTAAAAAGAAAGACAAACGTACTGTGTATAATATGATGTACAGAGATGGAAAAAGTGGTCCTAGTTACATGAAACGTT belongs to Polaribacter dokdonensis and includes:
- a CDS encoding fumarylacetoacetate hydrolase family protein, which codes for MKILGIGSNYVTDLKDIPEKKKGKKFIFSKPESSLAVNCDVEYPSKITNELIYEVELVVKVGKEGKNITKENANSYISEIAIGIDYTAKDILTKARETKHPWEFAKGFDGAAPISTFKSIENYDLGNIDFDLKINGEEKQKSNTAYMINDFADIISFISEYMTLQPGDLIFTGTPALGKGEIFKGDQLQCSINGELLLDFKMI
- the lysA gene encoding diaminopimelate decarboxylase translates to MENTQLIELANKYGSPLYVYDTDKIASQYNRLTSAFSNVKNLKLNYAVKALSNVNILKFFKNLGAGLDTVSYQEVQLGLTTGINPKNIIYTPNGVSLQEIEEVAKLGVQINIDNLSILEIFGQKHPEIPVCVRINPHIMAGGNSKISVGHIDSKFGISIHQVPHIKRVVENTGMNINGIHMHTGSDILDIDTFLRASDILFDVARQFKNIDFIDFGSGFKVPYKEGDISTDIEQLGIQLSERFNEFCADYGKDITLMFEPGKFLVSEAGVFLAKVNVVKQTTSTVFAHVDSGFNHLVRPMMYDSYHHITNISNPEGRDRYYSVVGYICETDTFASNRRIAEISEEDVLCFHNAGAYCFSMASNYNSRYLPAEVMLVDGKDYLIRKRQTIQDILNNQENVELPSKKEVEKAEVTA
- a CDS encoding DNA gyrase/topoisomerase IV subunit A, producing MSEEINENEHEEELTNLDSNADSQQEETITKVTGMYKEWFLDYASYVILERAVPSLEDGLKPVQRRIMHSMKDLDDGRYNKVANIVGHTMQYHPHGDASIADAMVQIGQKELLIDMQGNWGNILTGDRAAASRYIEARLSKFALDVVFNPKTTDWKLSYDGRRKEPIDLPVKFPLLLAQGAEGIAVGLSTKILPHNFNELIDASIKYLKGRSFKIVPDFLTGGIADFTNYNDGKRGGKVRIRAKISQLDKKTLVITEIPFSTTTSSLIDSILKANDKGKIKIKKIEDNTAAEVEILVHLPPNVSPDKSIDALYAFTNCETSISPLACTIKDNTPVFTGVSDMLKHSTDLTVELLKRELEIQLNELEEQWHFSSLERIFIENRIYRDIEEEETWQGVIEAIDKGLQPHIKHLKRAVTEEDIVRLTEIRIKKISKFDIDKAKQFIESLEDKIAGVKHHLDNLIEFAINYFKRLKDTYGKGKERKTEIRIFDDIVASKVAMNNAKLYVNRAEGFIGTSLKRDEFVTDCSDIDDIIIFRKDGVMLVTKVDAKTFVGKDIIHIAVFKKKDKRTVYNMMYRDGKSGPSYMKRFNVTSVTRDKEYNLANESKGSIVHYFSANPNGEAEVVSINLRAVGSVKKLKWDIDFADLAVKGRGVRGNTITKYAIKSVDFKSEGVSTLKPRKIWFDDAVQRLNVDNRGELLGEFKAEDKLLIITQSGKAKAVKPDLAMHFEDDMIVLEKWKPAKPISVIYFDGEKERYYVKRFVIETPEKEEEFISDHPKSQLEIVATDYRPMAEVQFSKRSLENEEVNFEEFIAVKGIKALGNQLTTDKIKNVNLLESLPFEEPEEENFEEIEVVDEEVLEEKLPLEISETDIKKPIAEELSAEEKAKIALQKSIAKKKAEQKKLDDENQTKLF
- a CDS encoding DNA topoisomerase IV subunit B, whose protein sequence is MSKETKYTEDNIRSLDWKEHIRMRPGMYIGKLGDGSSADDGIYILVKEVLDNSIDEYVMGAGKTIEISIQGSKVTVRDYGRGIPLGKVVDVVSKMNTGGKYDSKAFKKSVGLNGVGTKAVNALSSYFRVESSREGKSASAEFSQGNLENEEFLEETSRRKGTKVSFVPDETIFKNYKFRNEYVAKMLKNYVYLNPGLTIIFNGEKFFSKNGLKDLLEDNNNTDDMLYPIIHLKGDDIEVALTHSKTQYSEEYYSFVNGQHTTQGGTHQSAFREAIVKTIREFYGKNFEASDIRKSIIAAIAIKVMEPVFESQTKTKLGSTDMGGDLPTVRTYINDFVKTKLDNYLHKNTEVADKLLKKIVQAEKERKELSGIRKLARDRAKKASLHNKKLRDCRIHLGDIKKENYLETTLFITEGDSASGSITKSRNVNTQAVFSLKGKPLNSYGLSKKIVYENEEFNLLQAALNIEDGLEDLRYNNIVIATDADVDGMHIRLLLITFFLQFFPELIKEGHLYILETPLFRVRNKKQTFYCYSDEEKREAIEKLKGKPEITRFKGLGEISPNEFVHFIGDDIRLDPVMLDKEMSIEQMLQFYMGKNTPDRQKFIINNLKVELDYVEEEV
- a CDS encoding GNAT family N-acetyltransferase translates to MKIRQSTLKDVPSIMTIIDDAKAYLASQNIDQWQNGYPNEEQVKNDIEKEESYVVVNDDNQVMATSMFTLRKEPTYKEVIDGKWLNSEEETYGVVHRLAIKKEYRKLGLATFLFDDFHQQLKNKNIKSLKIDTHEDNLGMQSLIKKLGYQYCGIIYTSYNAKRLAFEKIIS